The genomic region AATGTTCTTGCCGTCCTTGTCGAACAGATTCACATTCGCACCTTTGAATATTAAAAATTCTGCAACATCGGATAACCCTTTCATAATCGCCCTTTGCAGGGGAGAATAGCCGTTTATATCCAAAACGTTCGGATCCGCGCCCGCACCGATCAAAACCTTGGTCATTTCAAGATCGTTCGAATAAATCAAGGCTGTATCTCTGCCGATCGGAAATCGTCCCACGTAAGGAATCAATCGAAAACATTCGTAATTACGCACATTCGGATTGGAACCTTTGGAAAGAAGAAGTTCGACGAGTTCCATATTCTTATCGTGAACCGCTATGCTCAAGGCGTTGTAACATTCTCCGACCGCGTTTACGTCCTCTCCTTGTGCGATTAAGGAACGGACTTGTTCCGTGTCCTTTTCTTTTACGGCGCGAATGATCTTCGTGTCCCGGCTGCATTGATGGAAAAGAATCGAAACACAGAATAGGAAAATTAGATTTTTCATAAACGCGCCTTTTTAAAAAAATAAAAGAAGGAACCGGTTCTCCATTCTCCGTTTAAAAAAAGAATTTGAAAGAAATTTCCAAAAGAAATTCCGATCCTCATTGAAAAGGAAAGCCGAACTTCGATTTTGAAACGGAAAAAAAAGATAAAACGAAATATGAATGCGAAGTGAAAGTTAGGCGATCCCGAATTTCTTTTTGAGTTCGTCTCGGGTTTGTTCCCAAAGCGCCGGAGTTTTCAAACTCAGTGTGTACGAAGAATTGGAATCCGCGTTTTTTAAATGATGTTCCGCTTCAGCGACTAAGACTCTCAAATCCTCCAATCCGAAGTTAGCGGAAACGCCCTTGGTTTGATGCAGTTCGGCTTGAAGATCCGCGTCTTTTTTTTCTTCCGTAAAACGAACGATGTTTTTAACTCGAACTTCCATATTTGTAAGAAGGGATTCCACCATCTCCTTCAACCAAGCCGCTTCCTCTTCGTCGTCTCCTTGCTTCAGAGAATCCAGTCTGTTCCAGTCCACAAGCATGTTCGTGACCTCGCTCCAAATATT from Leptospira kmetyi serovar Malaysia str. Bejo-Iso9 harbors:
- a CDS encoding ankyrin repeat domain-containing protein, with product MKNLIFLFCVSILFHQCSRDTKIIRAVKEKDTEQVRSLIAQGEDVNAVGECYNALSIAVHDKNMELVELLLSKGSNPNVRNYECFRLIPYVGRFPIGRDTALIYSNDLEMTKVLIGAGADPNVLDINGYSPLQRAIMKGLSDVAEFLIFKGANVNLFDKDGKNIHLEAANSIRKNKPNESEKILKILTAANAKDFDFESAKTDTTVHESYFHSVCKTSTKMGKEIASAVTNRPIQFSPQTYCASEKAFSHYSEFNWEDNQQNMMQWYIKRLKDTKKPASTSPSPAAAPPIP
- a CDS encoding Hpt domain-containing protein, with product MLVDWNRLDSLKQGDDEEEAAWLKEMVESLLTNMEVRVKNIVRFTEEKKDADLQAELHQTKGVSANFGLEDLRVLVAEAEHHLKNADSNSSYTLSLKTPALWEQTRDELKKKFGIA